A portion of the Corynebacterium heidelbergense genome contains these proteins:
- a CDS encoding NfeD family protein: MGPVVWLIAAAVLALAEFAVMDFSLLMLAAAALVTAGVAVAGIPLWAEVLVFAVSSAISVLLVRPVLRRRLLTATLDNQFTARELEGRPAVVVSPVDSSDANLGQVRVAGELWSARAAHPGDHFAEGDSVQVLEIDGTTAVVWKEK; the protein is encoded by the coding sequence ATGGGTCCCGTCGTCTGGCTAATCGCCGCTGCTGTTCTGGCGCTCGCCGAATTCGCCGTCATGGATTTCTCCTTGCTGATGCTGGCCGCCGCCGCGCTAGTCACGGCTGGTGTGGCTGTCGCTGGAATCCCCCTGTGGGCGGAAGTACTGGTGTTCGCCGTATCCTCGGCGATCTCCGTGCTGCTGGTGCGACCGGTGCTGCGGCGGCGGCTGCTCACCGCCACACTGGATAACCAGTTCACGGCCCGGGAATTGGAAGGGCGCCCGGCCGTCGTGGTGTCACCAGTGGACAGCTCAGACGCGAACTTGGGCCAGGTACGGGTTGCCGGGGAACTGTGGAGCGCTCGCGCTGCCCACCCGGGGGACCACTTCGCCGAAGGGGATTCAGTCCAGGTCTTGGAAATCGACGGCACCACCGCAGTGGTGTGGAAGGAGAAGTAG
- a CDS encoding DUF3097 domain-containing protein, protein MSFNDRDPYAGDILSGHHRNRPQNYPSHPAQPGLVVEVISDDFVGEILACERTIDGDFVRLEDRHGRSRLFPLRPGAFLLEGRRVTLTRYVDPRSTPTGRGAQRSNSGSRRVEGLRAKVAAPSRIWVEGIHDAAIVERVWGHDLRVEGVVVEYLEGLDNLPERLAEFGPTAQRRVGVLADHLVTGSKETQLTRSVGPHVMVTGHPYVDIWEAVKPASVGIRAWPKVPRGEDWKTGVCRRLGWGSPQDGWRRVYAGVRTYRDVDSTLLGAVERLIDFVTVGEGP, encoded by the coding sequence ATGAGCTTCAACGATCGTGATCCCTACGCGGGGGATATCCTCTCTGGACATCACCGCAACCGGCCACAGAACTACCCCAGCCACCCGGCACAACCGGGGCTCGTAGTGGAAGTGATCAGCGATGATTTCGTCGGCGAGATCCTGGCCTGCGAACGCACCATCGACGGGGATTTCGTGCGGCTGGAGGACCGCCACGGTCGCTCTCGGCTGTTCCCCCTACGGCCCGGGGCCTTTCTGCTGGAGGGCCGACGGGTCACCCTCACCCGCTACGTAGATCCGCGAAGCACCCCGACCGGCCGCGGCGCGCAACGATCCAACTCCGGATCCCGCCGGGTAGAGGGGCTTCGGGCGAAGGTGGCTGCCCCCTCCCGCATCTGGGTGGAGGGGATCCACGACGCCGCAATCGTGGAACGCGTCTGGGGCCACGACCTTCGGGTGGAGGGCGTTGTCGTGGAGTACCTGGAGGGCCTGGACAACCTCCCCGAGCGGCTGGCGGAGTTCGGCCCGACCGCCCAACGACGCGTGGGTGTGCTGGCCGACCACCTCGTCACCGGGTCCAAGGAGACGCAACTGACCCGCTCGGTTGGCCCCCACGTCATGGTCACCGGCCACCCCTACGTGGACATCTGGGAGGCTGTGAAACCCGCGAGCGTCGGGATCCGCGCCTGGCCGAAGGTGCCCCGCGGCGAGGACTGGAAGACCGGGGTATGCCGACGCCTCGGGTGGGGCAGCCCCCAGGATGGGTGGCGGCGGGTATACGCGGGGGTGCGCACCTACCGGGACGTCGATTCCACCCTCCTGGGGGCGGTCGAGCGCCTGATCGACTTCGTCACCGTGGGAGAGGGCCCCTAG